From Halotia branconii CENA392, the proteins below share one genomic window:
- a CDS encoding ABC1 kinase family protein → MIVKTIPPTSEPIEGEPQLTEVVPENGTEALVLRSPRLSAAQKQQALVNIQSDSEPIRYDPVEIAAHYRKRPLQVLRRIFAVLGPTLSFAFGLWWDSRWGVVVKNDSRRAIQLRELLTGLGPAYIKIGQALSTRPDLVPPAYLEELTRLQDQLPPFPNEIAYRFIEEELGAPPEEIYTELSPAPIAAASLGQVYRGKLQTGEEVAVKVQRPDLRERIAIDLYILRYLAGRAQKTFKRIRSDLVGILDELGDRIFEEMDYIHEGENAERFFQLYGHIKDVYVPRIYWEYTNRRVLTMEWINGTKLTQTVEIRDQGIDARYLIEVGVQCSLRQLLEHGFFHADPHPGNLLATPDGKLAYLDFGMMSEVLPHQRYGLIEAIVHVVNRDFEGLANDYVKLDFLSPDTDLTPIIPAFARVFADAQGASVAELNIKSITDELSALMYEYPFRVPPYYALIIRSLVTLEGIAIYIDPNFKVLSEAYPYVAKRLLTDPATELRTSLQNLLFKEGSFRWNRLENLLRNARKNQDYDFNLALNQGVEFLSSERGAFIRDKLVDEFVNGLNALGKNVLHNFTYLLRERVGLTAINEAPAATVEQQQTLEHIKRILKILQDTRGFDPVQMAPQLTQLLINPGVQRLGQQITQRLLQKAITSLIRELLAAEEVDQKATGNPLLLFQRR, encoded by the coding sequence ATGATTGTTAAGACAATTCCCCCGACTTCTGAGCCGATTGAGGGCGAACCACAGCTTACTGAAGTAGTGCCAGAAAATGGTACAGAGGCTTTAGTTTTACGATCGCCAAGACTCTCAGCAGCTCAAAAACAACAAGCGCTAGTAAATATACAATCTGATTCTGAGCCAATACGCTACGATCCCGTAGAGATTGCAGCTCATTACCGGAAAAGACCTCTGCAAGTTTTGCGACGCATTTTTGCAGTTTTAGGGCCAACTCTTTCCTTTGCTTTTGGGTTATGGTGGGACAGCCGCTGGGGAGTTGTTGTCAAAAATGATAGCCGTCGAGCCATTCAGCTACGAGAATTACTGACGGGATTGGGGCCTGCTTACATCAAAATCGGGCAAGCTTTATCCACCAGACCAGATTTAGTTCCTCCTGCATATTTAGAAGAACTAACTAGGTTACAAGACCAATTACCGCCTTTTCCTAACGAAATTGCCTACCGATTTATCGAAGAAGAACTAGGCGCACCACCAGAAGAAATTTATACAGAACTTTCGCCTGCGCCAATTGCTGCTGCTTCTCTAGGGCAAGTCTACAGAGGTAAGCTGCAAACTGGTGAAGAAGTCGCCGTTAAAGTTCAACGTCCTGATTTAAGAGAACGCATTGCCATTGATTTGTATATTTTGCGCTACCTTGCTGGTCGGGCGCAAAAAACTTTTAAAAGAATACGTAGTGACTTAGTTGGGATTCTTGATGAATTAGGCGATCGCATCTTTGAAGAGATGGATTACATCCATGAAGGTGAAAATGCGGAGCGATTTTTCCAATTATACGGTCATATAAAAGATGTTTACGTACCGAGAATTTACTGGGAGTATACTAATCGTCGCGTATTGACGATGGAGTGGATTAATGGTACTAAGTTAACCCAGACAGTTGAAATTCGTGACCAAGGCATAGATGCACGTTATCTAATTGAAGTAGGTGTGCAATGTTCTTTGCGCCAATTGCTAGAACACGGGTTTTTCCACGCTGACCCCCACCCAGGCAATTTGTTAGCAACGCCGGATGGTAAATTAGCTTATCTCGACTTTGGAATGATGAGCGAGGTTTTACCACACCAGCGCTATGGTTTAATTGAAGCGATCGTTCACGTCGTCAACCGTGATTTTGAAGGTTTAGCTAACGACTACGTTAAATTAGACTTCCTCTCACCAGATACCGACTTAACGCCGATTATTCCCGCTTTTGCCAGAGTATTTGCTGATGCTCAAGGAGCCAGTGTTGCCGAACTCAACATTAAAAGTATTACTGACGAACTTTCGGCTTTAATGTATGAATATCCCTTCCGTGTTCCTCCTTACTATGCTTTAATCATTCGCTCTCTTGTCACCCTAGAAGGTATTGCGATTTACATAGATCCTAACTTTAAAGTTCTCAGCGAAGCTTATCCTTATGTTGCTAAACGTTTATTAACTGATCCAGCAACCGAATTAAGAACATCACTGCAAAACTTACTGTTTAAAGAAGGAAGCTTCCGTTGGAATCGCTTAGAAAATTTATTACGTAATGCTCGAAAGAATCAAGACTACGACTTTAACCTAGCACTAAATCAGGGAGTAGAGTTTCTCTCTTCTGAACGCGGTGCTTTTATTCGTGACAAATTGGTAGATGAATTTGTTAACGGACTCAACGCCTTAGGTAAAAATGTTTTGCATAATTTCACTTATTTGCTGCGAGAACGAGTAGGTTTAACAGCAATTAATGAAGCACCTGCGGCGACAGTTGAGCAGCAACAGACTTTAGAGCATATCAAACGTATTTTAAAAATTCTTCAAGATACCCGCGGCTTTGACCCTGTGCAGATGGCTCCTCAACTTACCCAGTTATTAATTAACCCAGGTGTACAGCGTTTGGGTCAACAAATTACTCAACGTTTGCTGCAAAAGGCCATAACAAGTTTAATTCGTGAATTGTTAGCAGCAGAAGAAGTTGATCAAAAGGCGACGGGAAATCCACTTCTTCTCTTTCAGAGACGCTGA
- a CDS encoding flavin prenyltransferase UbiX codes for MSHHPNPLILGVTGASGLIYAVRTLKYLLAADYEIELVASKSTYMVWQAEQDTRMPAEPTAQEQFWREQAGVPLGGKLNCHPWSDVGAGIASGSFRTLGMIIMPCSMSTVAKLAVGLSSDLLERAADVQLKEGRKLVIVPRETPFSLIHLRNLTTLAEAGVRIVPAIPAWYHNPQTIEDLVDFVVARALDQLDIDCIPIQRWQGRK; via the coding sequence GTGTCACATCATCCCAATCCTTTGATATTAGGCGTAACAGGTGCATCTGGTTTAATTTACGCTGTTCGCACTCTCAAATATCTGCTCGCCGCTGATTATGAGATTGAACTAGTTGCCTCTAAATCAACATACATGGTTTGGCAAGCAGAACAGGATACCCGAATGCCAGCAGAACCAACTGCTCAAGAACAATTCTGGCGAGAACAAGCTGGCGTTCCTCTTGGAGGTAAACTCAACTGTCATCCTTGGAGTGATGTCGGAGCTGGAATTGCTAGTGGTTCCTTTCGCACCCTGGGGATGATTATTATGCCATGTAGCATGAGTACCGTAGCCAAGCTAGCAGTCGGTTTGAGTTCCGATTTACTAGAACGAGCAGCCGATGTTCAGCTTAAAGAAGGACGCAAACTGGTTATCGTTCCTCGTGAAACACCTTTTAGCCTGATTCATCTGCGAAACTTAACTACTTTGGCAGAAGCCGGAGTTAGAATTGTCCCTGCGATTCCGGCTTGGTATCACAATCCTCAAACCATTGAGGATTTAGTTGATTTTGTAGTTGCCCGTGCTTTAGATCAGCTCGATATTGATTGTATTCCTATTCAGCGGTGGCAAGGAAGGAAGTAA
- a CDS encoding acyltransferase family protein: MTKVTDKFTEKRVHLPYLDGLRGLASLYVVLVHVEPSMSDQLPLLWTLFFRTMKYGAFSVISFIVLSGYVLMMPVARSENGQLSGSLINYIKRRSRRILPPYYMALFFSILLGLFVLALEKFTNFQWNEVAGIGSFSPKFNFIDVLTHVFLVHNLSDTTYTTINSPMWTVATEWQIYFLFPLFLLPIWRRLGLLSVIIITFAIGVTPIYLLNGLFESANPWLLGIFCLGMAAADIGFSQKPKLVALRNSLPWNRLAIIFTCIAFITEWRRLNLHIWINQSFAGLAFACLFISLTKSIIDGKPPSIVLQILQHPWAIALGTFSYSLYLTHGPVLVFVRYFLFHLPISPDMFAAASYLLGTIMSLIIAYWFYLFFERPFMSNFLKKRKVKDVVS; encoded by the coding sequence ATGACGAAAGTTACCGATAAATTTACTGAAAAGAGAGTCCACCTCCCTTACCTAGATGGCTTACGTGGATTGGCCTCTCTGTATGTTGTTCTTGTTCACGTTGAACCATCAATGAGTGACCAATTACCGCTATTGTGGACATTATTTTTTAGAACAATGAAATATGGTGCATTTAGTGTTATCAGTTTTATTGTTCTTTCTGGCTATGTTTTAATGATGCCAGTAGCTCGTTCTGAAAATGGTCAATTATCAGGAAGTTTAATTAATTATATTAAGAGGCGATCGCGGCGAATTTTACCGCCTTATTACATGGCTTTATTCTTCTCTATACTGCTAGGATTATTTGTTTTAGCTTTAGAGAAATTCACCAATTTTCAATGGAATGAAGTTGCAGGAATAGGCTCATTTTCTCCAAAATTTAATTTTATTGATGTTTTAACTCATGTTTTTTTAGTTCACAATCTTAGCGACACTACATACACAACGATTAATTCGCCCATGTGGACTGTGGCAACAGAATGGCAAATATACTTTTTATTTCCGTTATTTTTACTGCCTATATGGCGGCGGTTGGGATTATTGTCAGTTATCATCATTACATTTGCCATTGGTGTAACACCTATATATCTGCTCAATGGATTATTTGAATCGGCTAATCCTTGGCTTTTAGGTATATTCTGTTTAGGAATGGCAGCAGCAGATATTGGATTTTCTCAAAAACCCAAATTAGTAGCCCTCAGAAATTCTCTACCTTGGAATCGCCTAGCTATTATCTTCACTTGCATAGCTTTTATAACTGAATGGCGACGTTTAAACTTGCATATATGGATTAATCAGAGTTTTGCTGGATTAGCTTTTGCTTGTTTATTTATTTCTTTAACCAAGTCTATAATTGATGGCAAACCACCATCTATAGTATTACAGATACTACAGCATCCTTGGGCGATCGCACTGGGAACATTTTCTTATAGTTTATATCTGACTCATGGGCCTGTTCTTGTGTTTGTGCGTTATTTCCTATTTCATTTGCCAATTTCTCCAGACATGTTTGCAGCCGCATCCTATTTATTAGGCACAATAATGTCGTTAATCATAGCTTACTGGTTTTATCTTTTCTTTGAACGGCCATTTATGTCTAATTTCTTAAAAAAGCGCAAAGTCAAAGATGTCGTGAGTTAA
- a CDS encoding LapA family protein → MAVIRLILLVAVLGVLTLLLVQNWSPVLSLVFLGMRTQPLPLAMWILFSTAIGAFTSFLISTLFKLSNYFRGQQRQTPLKSPTASPRAESSRRQEPTPPPSNPPPRGSRTEYATSEEFDDWETNNNTNDDWDLDEQPAEAPTPNPKTQPFQDSQTYERQQEPKSGSQSGSVYSYSYREPKNTAAGKTESVYDADYRVIIPPYQPPANNQADNSDDDDWEFFEDDDFEDDNKRPRP, encoded by the coding sequence ATGGCTGTAATTCGCTTAATTCTGTTAGTGGCTGTACTGGGAGTACTAACACTATTGTTAGTTCAAAATTGGTCGCCTGTCCTATCGCTAGTGTTTTTGGGAATGCGAACTCAACCATTACCACTAGCAATGTGGATTTTGTTCAGTACTGCCATTGGAGCTTTTACGTCTTTCTTAATCAGTACCTTGTTCAAATTATCAAATTACTTTAGGGGGCAACAACGTCAAACTCCCTTAAAGTCACCGACGGCTTCACCTCGTGCAGAATCCTCCCGCCGACAAGAACCTACACCCCCTCCTTCCAATCCGCCACCACGAGGTAGTAGAACAGAGTACGCTACTAGTGAAGAATTTGACGATTGGGAGACAAACAACAATACAAATGATGATTGGGACTTGGATGAACAGCCCGCAGAAGCACCTACCCCTAATCCTAAAACTCAACCGTTTCAAGACTCTCAAACTTACGAACGTCAACAAGAACCTAAAAGTGGTTCTCAATCTGGCTCAGTCTACTCTTACAGCTACCGCGAACCCAAAAATACTGCGGCAGGAAAAACAGAATCCGTCTACGATGCTGATTACCGGGTAATTATTCCCCCTTATCAACCACCAGCCAATAATCAAGCTGATAATAGCGACGATGATGACTGGGAATTTTTTGAGGACGACGATTTTGAAGATGACAACAAGCGCCCTCGTCCATAA
- a CDS encoding GTPase family protein — translation MEELSVAEAVADVIKKIKAPNILVIGATGTGKSSLINAVFGENLARTGAGLPVTQDFHFYSNGLVNIYDSAGYELGKGSDFVNNVFDFLSSKQKAEPEKQIHIVWYVISAPSARIEHFDIDIISLLRKYGIPLLIVLSQVDRASEQEVNSLKTALSHFDITQLDDVIEIAASPLIIRGKPICEPFGLEEVITKTLEYLPEIYADAVRIAQVVDLKSKRELAWKLIAAAAVTTFGSAFIPIPGVSTGANLAIQASLPISIASVYGFRDARKFLQLTYEGLSTKTLVGFAGATLGLDVFRSVVPIVGSAIAGGTAVTGVVIAGLAYASTFEAMAKTHIDQKDSEEAEKFLINNFQKELKKYSDVVIRTTKDLANVKDRFLNQ, via the coding sequence ATGGAAGAATTATCTGTTGCGGAAGCAGTAGCGGACGTAATCAAAAAAATTAAGGCTCCCAATATCCTTGTCATTGGCGCAACTGGGACAGGAAAGAGTAGTCTGATTAATGCTGTGTTCGGTGAAAACTTAGCTCGTACAGGTGCAGGTTTACCCGTAACTCAAGATTTTCATTTTTATAGTAATGGTCTTGTAAATATCTATGACTCTGCGGGCTATGAGTTAGGTAAAGGCAGTGATTTTGTTAACAATGTTTTTGATTTTTTATCTTCTAAACAAAAAGCAGAACCTGAAAAGCAAATTCATATAGTTTGGTATGTTATTAGCGCTCCTTCAGCTAGAATTGAACACTTTGATATTGATATTATTAGCCTACTTCGTAAGTATGGTATACCACTGCTGATTGTTCTTTCACAAGTTGATAGAGCAAGCGAACAAGAGGTTAACAGTCTTAAAACTGCGCTATCACATTTTGACATCACACAATTAGATGATGTTATTGAAATAGCCGCCTCGCCGTTAATAATCAGAGGCAAACCTATCTGCGAACCTTTTGGTTTAGAAGAAGTAATTACTAAAACTCTCGAATATTTACCTGAAATCTATGCAGATGCAGTGAGAATAGCACAGGTTGTTGACTTGAAATCTAAGAGAGAACTAGCTTGGAAGTTAATTGCAGCAGCAGCAGTAACAACTTTTGGAAGTGCTTTTATTCCAATACCAGGTGTATCAACGGGAGCAAACTTAGCAATACAAGCATCTCTTCCTATTTCCATTGCATCCGTGTATGGATTTAGGGATGCAAGAAAGTTCCTACAACTAACTTACGAAGGGTTATCAACAAAAACTTTAGTTGGTTTTGCTGGAGCAACATTAGGCTTGGATGTTTTCAGAAGTGTAGTTCCTATTGTCGGTAGTGCGATCGCAGGAGGAACAGCAGTAACTGGAGTTGTCATAGCGGGTTTAGCTTATGCATCAACATTTGAAGCAATGGCTAAAACTCATATAGATCAAAAAGATTCAGAAGAAGCTGAGAAGTTTTTAATTAATAATTTCCAGAAAGAATTAAAAAAATATTCTGATGTAGTTATCAGAACAACTAAAGATTTAGCCAATGTGAAAGATAGATTTCTAAATCAATAA
- a CDS encoding ribonuclease R family protein, whose translation MEFSIATLLANFTDDKLVARKVLEKKLGCEDENSLQKLHIALEVLEKIGILVKERGKYRRVTEEGTIEAKLRCSSKGFCFAIQDVEGAEDIYIRESHLSNAWNGDRVLVRVLKEGSRRRSPEGEVKLILERSNHTLLARIKQIEGGFRAVPLDDRLLFELKIQTNGMKLEEALDHLAHVEVLRYPLAQYPPLGRVVQILGSDAEAAADIDLVTCKHDLSRSFPESVLEAASKLPKRLLKADLKNKLDLRNLFTVTIAGINGDLKAVENAFSLETTASGNWRLGFHIADVSHYVQPDEHLDREAFKRGKSVYLGELILPMLPEAVAERCALLPGSDRLAISFLITVDPQSGEVLDWEIQPSVINVDTALSRQKAEAILSDESANTSEQVVQLLQDLEKLQKAVKQTRLARGSLQLNLPASQNPYHDEGILGAVVVNDLPVRSLLTELVLLVNELMANHLSALGIPAIWRVQGTPDSEDVQEMLKLAINLGVELSLEPEVEIQPLDYQHLTRAFAESPSEQVLTYLLQDTLKPSTYSTTKGMHFGLALEQYTHCSSPLRRYPDLLMQRVYYRLIEHGRDRRNTRVKERVNLRHSSSHTEINWNVLPPELQQEIQTDLNRVIIQINDREKEVQEAEADLAGLQKAQLMKQRIGQVFQGVITGVQSYGFFVEIEVPAAETKTDSNPGVPLRVEGLVHVSSLKDDWYEYRARQQALFGRKNRASYRLGDRVAVQVKSVDYYRQQIDLVTVGSDGTPKGLSINDVNDDDTSDIYLDDMESDDLDSYADDE comes from the coding sequence ATGGAATTTTCAATCGCTACACTCTTAGCCAATTTCACGGATGATAAATTGGTAGCTCGTAAAGTTTTAGAAAAGAAACTTGGTTGCGAGGACGAAAACAGTTTACAAAAACTTCACATTGCCTTAGAAGTACTAGAAAAAATTGGAATTTTAGTCAAAGAACGTGGTAAATATCGCCGCGTTACAGAAGAGGGTACAATCGAAGCCAAACTTAGGTGTTCTAGCAAAGGTTTTTGCTTTGCTATTCAAGATGTGGAAGGAGCCGAGGATATTTATATTCGCGAAAGCCACTTGAGTAATGCTTGGAATGGCGATCGCGTTTTAGTAAGAGTTCTCAAAGAAGGTAGTCGCCGCCGTTCTCCAGAAGGAGAGGTCAAGCTAATTCTAGAACGTTCTAATCACACTTTATTAGCTCGGATTAAGCAGATAGAAGGTGGTTTTCGAGCAGTACCTTTAGACGATCGCTTGCTGTTTGAGCTGAAAATTCAAACCAATGGCATGAAATTAGAAGAAGCCCTCGATCACCTTGCCCATGTAGAAGTCCTGCGTTACCCTTTAGCACAATATCCTCCGTTGGGTAGGGTAGTACAAATTCTGGGTAGCGATGCCGAAGCTGCTGCTGATATTGATTTAGTCACCTGTAAACACGATTTATCCCGCAGTTTCCCAGAATCAGTTTTAGAAGCAGCATCCAAGCTACCTAAAAGACTACTAAAAGCAGATCTGAAAAACAAGCTAGATTTACGTAATTTATTTACCGTGACGATCGCGGGAATCAACGGCGATCTTAAAGCGGTAGAAAATGCTTTCAGCTTAGAAACAACTGCCTCTGGTAATTGGCGTTTAGGCTTTCACATTGCTGATGTTTCCCATTATGTGCAACCTGACGAACATCTAGATAGAGAAGCTTTTAAACGAGGTAAATCGGTGTATTTGGGAGAATTAATACTGCCAATGCTGCCTGAAGCTGTAGCAGAACGCTGTGCCTTATTACCCGGAAGCGATCGCCTAGCCATCTCTTTTTTAATCACCGTTGATCCCCAATCAGGAGAAGTATTAGATTGGGAAATTCAACCCAGTGTAATTAACGTAGATACTGCCCTCAGCAGACAAAAAGCCGAAGCAATTCTCAGTGATGAATCTGCCAATACATCCGAACAAGTAGTGCAATTGCTGCAAGACTTAGAAAAACTGCAAAAAGCAGTCAAACAGACGCGTTTAGCTCGTGGAAGCTTGCAGTTGAATCTACCTGCTAGCCAAAATCCTTATCATGATGAGGGAATTTTGGGGGCTGTAGTGGTGAATGATTTACCTGTGCGATCGCTTTTAACAGAATTGGTACTATTGGTTAACGAACTCATGGCCAACCACTTGAGCGCCTTAGGTATTCCTGCTATTTGGCGAGTTCAAGGCACACCCGACTCCGAAGATGTCCAGGAAATGCTAAAATTGGCGATCAATTTAGGTGTGGAATTGTCACTAGAACCGGAAGTAGAGATCCAACCCCTAGATTATCAGCACTTAACTAGAGCGTTTGCTGAATCACCATCAGAGCAAGTTTTGACATATTTGTTGCAGGACACACTGAAGCCATCTACGTACAGTACCACTAAAGGAATGCACTTTGGTTTAGCACTAGAGCAATATACTCACTGTAGTTCTCCCTTGCGGCGTTACCCAGATTTACTGATGCAGCGAGTATACTATAGGCTAATAGAACACGGACGCGATCGCCGCAATACCCGTGTGAAAGAGCGAGTTAACCTGCGTCACTCCTCCTCTCACACAGAAATTAACTGGAATGTTTTACCTCCAGAACTGCAACAAGAAATCCAAACTGATTTGAATCGGGTAATTATTCAAATCAACGATAGAGAAAAAGAAGTCCAAGAAGCGGAAGCCGATTTAGCCGGATTGCAAAAAGCTCAACTGATGAAACAACGCATCGGTCAGGTTTTTCAAGGCGTAATTACTGGTGTTCAATCTTATGGTTTCTTTGTGGAAATTGAAGTACCAGCAGCAGAGACGAAAACTGATAGTAATCCTGGTGTACCTTTACGGGTAGAAGGACTAGTACATGTCAGTTCTCTCAAAGATGACTGGTATGAATACCGCGCTCGACAACAAGCACTGTTCGGCCGCAAAAATCGCGCTTCTTATAGATTAGGCGATCGCGTTGCTGTACAAGTTAAAAGCGTCGACTACTATCGCCAGCAAATTGATTTAGTCACTGTCGGTAGCGATGGTACTCCTAAAGGATTAAGTATTAATGATGTCAATGACGACGATACATCAGATATCTACTTAGATGATATGGAGTCTGACGATTTAGATTCGTATGCTGACGATGAATAA
- a CDS encoding shikimate kinase: MSSLLQGVNLYLIGMMGAGKTTVGQLLAQQLSYGFVDTDNIIAQAAGRSINQIFAQEGEAAFRQLESDVLAQVCAYTRLTIATGGGIVLRRENWSYLHHGLIVWLDVPVEIIYNRLAEDTTRPLLQDIDPQSKLRSLLEQRTPLYSQADLHITISKGETPEEIATKVMQAIPSVLKKPISHS; the protein is encoded by the coding sequence GTGAGCAGTTTATTACAAGGAGTCAATCTATACTTAATTGGGATGATGGGTGCTGGTAAAACTACGGTAGGACAGTTACTAGCACAGCAATTAAGTTATGGATTTGTAGATACCGATAATATAATTGCCCAAGCAGCAGGAAGATCTATTAATCAAATATTTGCACAAGAAGGAGAAGCAGCGTTTCGTCAGTTGGAAAGCGACGTACTCGCCCAGGTTTGTGCTTATACAAGGTTAACTATAGCTACAGGTGGAGGAATTGTCTTAAGGCGAGAAAACTGGAGTTATCTGCATCACGGTTTGATTGTGTGGCTAGATGTGCCAGTGGAGATAATTTACAACCGTTTGGCAGAAGATACAACAAGACCATTGTTACAAGATATTGATCCTCAAAGCAAACTGCGATCGCTCCTCGAACAACGAACACCACTTTACTCCCAAGCCGATTTACATATCACCATCTCTAAGGGAGAAACACCAGAAGAAATTGCTACAAAAGTTATGCAAGCAATTCCTAGCGTCCTGAAAAAGCCTATTTCTCATTCATAG
- the recN gene encoding DNA repair protein RecN has translation MLLCLRIENFALIDQLELEFGAGLNVLTGETGAGKSIILDAIDAALGGKVSSRVIRTGTNRALVEATFTYSPSLAAWLNEQEIDLIDDNSLVISREITVTTSNIRSRSRVNGVLVNRQLMGGLRDRLVEITAQGQTVQVGQSAQVRDWLDMYGGNSSVQQRQLITTVFSNYQQAHLILEKRRTSERERLQQLDLLTYQVQELGAVNLDDPQELEQLLQERERLNHVVDLQQMSYKLYQALYENDNETPAAADLLGDSEATLTDMVEYDVQLQPLLDMVKDAQAVIMEVGRQINAYGDSLEADPQRLEEAEERIRELKQVCRKYGPTLTEAIAYYQRIQAELAQLNDSEQSIESLEQQEQACLAKLTQACQKLTQLRRQAANNLESRLISELKPLAMEKVQFQVEIVPTVPTATGADKVTFMFSPNPGEPLQPLTEIASGGEMSRFLLALKACFSQIDAAETLVFDEIDVGVSGRVAQAIAEKLHQLSQNNQVLCVTHQPLVAAMADRHFRVDKQIITQGKGKKANNGNAEQRTVVRVTSLDNLTTRRDELAQLAGGKSATEAIAFAESLLSQAANHRHRNN, from the coding sequence ATGTTGCTCTGCCTACGAATTGAAAACTTTGCTCTGATTGACCAACTAGAGTTGGAATTTGGCGCTGGACTCAATGTCCTCACAGGTGAAACCGGCGCGGGGAAATCGATTATCTTGGATGCCATTGATGCGGCTTTGGGTGGGAAAGTCTCCAGTCGGGTAATTCGGACTGGGACAAATAGGGCGTTAGTAGAAGCTACTTTTACATATAGTCCTTCTTTAGCAGCTTGGTTGAATGAACAAGAAATTGATTTGATTGATGATAATTCTTTAGTGATCAGCCGCGAAATTACAGTAACTACTAGTAATATTCGTAGTAGATCGCGGGTAAACGGTGTATTGGTCAATCGTCAACTGATGGGGGGATTGCGCGATCGCTTGGTGGAAATTACAGCCCAAGGTCAAACTGTACAAGTGGGACAATCTGCTCAAGTCCGCGATTGGTTAGATATGTACGGCGGTAACTCTTCAGTACAACAGCGTCAATTGATTACCACAGTTTTTAGTAATTACCAACAAGCTCATCTCATTTTAGAAAAACGCCGAACATCAGAACGGGAACGTCTGCAACAATTAGATTTACTCACCTATCAAGTGCAAGAATTAGGAGCAGTTAACCTCGACGATCCTCAAGAATTAGAACAACTGTTGCAGGAACGAGAACGCCTCAACCATGTCGTCGATTTACAACAGATGAGTTACAAACTCTACCAAGCTTTGTATGAAAACGATAACGAAACCCCAGCCGCAGCAGATTTACTAGGAGACAGCGAAGCAACATTAACTGACATGGTGGAATATGATGTACAACTCCAACCATTGTTAGATATGGTCAAGGATGCTCAAGCAGTAATCATGGAAGTAGGAAGACAGATTAATGCTTATGGAGATAGCTTAGAAGCCGATCCCCAACGCTTAGAGGAAGCAGAAGAGAGAATTAGGGAATTAAAACAAGTTTGCCGCAAGTATGGCCCAACATTGACAGAAGCGATCGCCTATTATCAACGTATCCAAGCAGAACTAGCTCAACTTAACGACAGCGAACAATCTATTGAAAGTTTAGAACAGCAAGAACAAGCTTGTTTAGCAAAACTTACTCAAGCTTGCCAAAAATTAACTCAATTGCGTCGTCAAGCTGCTAATAATTTAGAATCTCGGCTGATATCGGAACTTAAACCCCTAGCAATGGAAAAGGTACAGTTTCAAGTTGAAATAGTACCGACAGTGCCAACCGCCACAGGTGCAGACAAAGTTACTTTTATGTTTAGTCCCAACCCTGGAGAACCGTTGCAACCTTTAACAGAAATTGCCTCTGGGGGTGAAATGAGTCGGTTTTTGCTGGCGTTGAAAGCTTGCTTTTCTCAAATAGATGCCGCTGAAACACTAGTATTTGATGAAATTGATGTCGGGGTTTCTGGTAGAGTAGCCCAAGCGATCGCCGAAAAATTACACCAATTGAGTCAAAACAATCAAGTATTGTGTGTCACCCACCAGCCTTTAGTAGCTGCAATGGCTGACCGTCATTTCCGCGTAGATAAGCAGATTATTACTCAAGGCAAAGGTAAAAAAGCTAACAACGGCAACGCCGAACAGCGTACTGTTGTCCGAGTCACGAGTTTGGATAATTTAACTACACGTCGAGACGAACTCGCCCAATTAGCTGGAGGTAAATCAGCCACAGAAGCGATCGCCTTTGCCGAATCTCTGTTATCGCAAGCCGCTAATCATCGTCACAGAAATAACTAA